From the Anaeromyxobacter dehalogenans 2CP-1 genome, the window AGGAGGCGCGCATGGCCCACACCGCCACGACCCCGTTCGTGCAGGGCGTTCACGGCGTTCGCTACCAGGTGAGCGACGTCGCTCGCTCGGTGGCGTTCTACACGCGACAGCTCGGGTTCGAGCTGCAGCACCAGCAGCTCCCCGCGTTCGCCAACGTCTCGCTCGGCGAGGTGAGCATCCTGCTCAGCGGCCCGGGTGCATCCGGGTCGCGGCCCATGCCCGATGGTCGACGGCAGGAGCCGGGCGGCTGGAACCGCGTGGTGCTGAGGGTCCACGATCTCCCCGGGCTCATCGTCGCGCTGAAGCACGCCGGAGTTCGCTTCCGCAACGAGGTGGAGACGGGCCCTGGCGGCCGACAGGTCCAGATCGAGGACCCGGACGGAAACCCCATCGAGCTCTTCGAGCCCGCCCCGTCGCCGGCGGGCGCACGGCCCTGACGTGACGACCTCGCCCGCATCGGGACGGCCGCGACCCGCGCCG encodes:
- a CDS encoding VOC family protein, encoding MAHTATTPFVQGVHGVRYQVSDVARSVAFYTRQLGFELQHQQLPAFANVSLGEVSILLSGPGASGSRPMPDGRRQEPGGWNRVVLRVHDLPGLIVALKHAGVRFRNEVETGPGGRQVQIEDPDGNPIELFEPAPSPAGARP